The Halichondria panicea chromosome 6, odHalPani1.1, whole genome shotgun sequence genomic sequence CATTATCAACTATTTTCTAGTCAAAATTTAGTAGGTTCGAATAACGGGAATAAAAAATGCTAACACTTCTTAAACTGCTATGGTATGTGAAACCTTGATGCTTTCATTCCATTTACGGTACACGGTTGTTTACCTATAACGACAGTTAGGGTTTCATCTTTACACTTGTTAGATTCGTCCATTCCATTTACAAGCATCGGTTCTTTACCTACAACAACAGTTAGGGCTTCGCCTTTTGTACATAGAGTAACAGTATCTAAATAATGTACATAATCATAGAACAAACAATTAAACTTAAAAACCAGAAAATTAGTATTAAGTAAGCATGGGGTGGACTTCAAGCCTTGCTCTcgcaagcataattatacatgaaatTTGAACAAACTGAAGTAAAACATAAGATACCTGCTTAATGGAGGACTACGATATTAATGTATTGCTATACGTCACAAGTACATGTTCTGCGGTACGTATTACTGAtcatacatcagtagatctggTGATCTTAAGTTGTTCACTAGGGTTTGTTGAGTTAAGCAGCTTACAGTGTAGGACATGACTGTTCAACACAATGTGGACCTCTGCTGAATCTTTCTCAAACTTCGagctacctacatgtacataattatggaaaagagacaatcacaaaattaatgtatagcgcgaaagtttcgaggggcttaattttcgccgTTATCGTGGGTTAAGTAATCCTTCGAAAATTAAATTACAGtagctataacgtgcaaagattaaaagcGCGTGGCTccagtaagcagtcaaccGGCCGGTCCACACATTATTCAAAGAAACGCTTTTAAaagccattccacgaaatttaagtgcGTCAAAAATTCGCGCTAATAAGCACACATCAACTAATAGGCGCATATtggttagcagaccaagagcctGGGACATGGTTTTCTGCACAGTTCTCTGCACTTCTTTATAGATGTTAAGTATCTTTCACTACCAGTAGTTGTGTTACTGCTGTCAGATATGACTACAGACCTCTTGCAGACAAACGATTGAGCTAGCTAATGAGATTTGCTTCATTGAAATGTCGTGGGCGTGGTTAATCTCTATAATAGGTGCATAGAGGCCTGCTCTTTTCCCTATAGGCGCATGCGCTTActaaccagattatacggtaCGGTATTTGGCATGAATATACGAAGTGTTTGTTATGTACGCCTACCTTCTCCATAGTAAGAAGATTGTTTGGATATGTCTAGTGGGACTTCCATCGACTTCACACCTTCAGCAAGTCTAGACAAAGCATGGCTTGTCTACAAAAAACATTAATGTCAAAAAGACATACAAAATGTACATGACTTtcatatatacaatgtaattattatatgccgTACAGCGGGAATATTTGGCGCAGAGGGGCATTTGGTAATTTAGCAAATCTAGGTAGggattgcataattattaccaatgTGATCATGATGAGATGGGATGATATTTAAGGCATTGCCATCAAtcaaattattatactaaatGTCTCATACGCCAAAAATACCTGCTATACTTAGACAACACATAATCTCCAATACACAGGTCTGCACAATACCTGTATTGCGACAGTGAGCAATTCATATTCAGCTCGTAGTTTTAAGACACGGAGTGCATCCATTGCAACAGGGTGGCAGCTTTGGAATCTGCAAAATTATCAGGAACGTAATGACACGTACCAATTGGAacatacaatatgcatgtaccgtattataccgagattacgcccactcccacttttgagtgaaaaGTCCTGCAGTTCAAACAATGAAGTGATGCCAATTTTGTTAGTGAGCAGTTGTCAAAAAAAGAAAGTCATTTGTAAACGGCTAGTTCGTGAAGAAGCTAGATTATTAGTCTCTCCAATAATTGAgactactaccgtatagcgggtaattttagTGGAGTAACAAATTTGGAAAcctgtggttttcgtgagtaaacattttgtttagtctcgtggcctgcactgcatttatacgttccggtaagccacgcctacgttaaaatttcatggaggtcagcttgcccacgaaaataaaaaattttcaccccacgaaaattacccgctatacggtaataattaataattatatcaccagTATAAGAGACAAGGACGTCTAGCTAGTTTCTCTGAATCTCTGATGCTGACTCAAACAGTCTGTATAGAGACAAGGAACAACCTTCTCTGATGCAGACTATTGAGTCGACTTGTATGCTTTTCTACATACCTGTAGCTACTTTACACATGCATTAACTGTCATGTAAGCCGATGCATTCATTGTATTTGAAGCGCTGGCATTCCTCAGAACGGACTTATTTTCTCATAGGTAGTAAGTGGGCGTAATTTGAAGCAAAACCTGGGTAAACATAATTTCGACCGTTTGATTAATTAAGCCATCCCACCAATAGCTGCTGcatagcatgcaattaggaTGGAGCAATCTCGGTAGAATACGATATTATCAATGAGATTGTGTACGTCATGTATGCATTGCATGTACACCACATAAATTATTTACTCACAGACACATTCTTAATCCCCTCAACAGACTGGTTATTAGTGAGTCGCTGACAGAATATCTCCTCAATGAGTAAAGTTCTTCTAGACTCAAATTGGCAGAAATTCCATTCAATTCGCTCAAGAAAACCGTGCCCATTCCCTGCATACCGATTCTAGACCGGTGAAATAGAGTACACTATAAATTTTATTTATAATAAGTAATTAAAGCTCATAGTAATAGTACAGTGTAGTCTTACATTACGCAAGCCTCACAGAAGGCTACTCTTGACTCGTGACACAAGGTAGTGATATGGTCAGCAAATACATTCATCACAGTCGACAAGAAAAGTAATCTGTGCAAATGTGAAAATCAATATTATTTTACACAACCACGACGcaaatacagtagaacctcgattatccggacaccttggttccagaagcaggccggataagtgaatatgccggataatcgaatagataaaccacgccttgatccacccactttattgataaacagcagtgccacatggttgtctgcgcatgcgcagaagataagcaggcatgtctccatggtaacagctgcaacgcgcatgcgcattttagggacacgcccattttctgaatttaATCtgataaaaagaaaactgccaagccggataatcaaggttccggataatggagggccggataatcgaggttctactgtatgaTAATTAACTGGATACAATTTTAAGTTGGACCGCCCGCGATGACAGTATAGATTCGATGCTAGATTACATGTAGATGTCGAGTACTACCGGGAATCACAAATCACACACCTGTTGTTGACGGTAATGATTTTGTTAGCAAAGGTAGGTCTTGTAGGAGCATAGTCCGCCTGATTATGTCTCAAAAGGTTAGCCTCAGTCAAACCAGACTGAGGAGGCTGCACAGTAGCCTGCGACAAGAGACAAATCATTTACAACATGGTGCATTTACATGCGTAACCGTTACATGtacctaatgaactcttggtactacatgtagtccAATGACCAGGCTGCCGGGAGTCACAGTTaactactacatgtaagtatgcatCCCTCCAAATTACCTCCTGTGCTTTTTGATACGAACCTTGTGATACATGGAAGGCTTAGCCAGAGTGGGCACCTGGATGAGTGGTGGCTTATTTTTCTCAATCTCCATGAGGAGTCCCAGCAAAGGTGTCTCAGACATTGCCTTCAGCTATAATTGTTGTTCATTACTTCTGGCATTCAACGGATTAAAAAAGCAATTTCTGGTTAATCATAAAAAATGAGAAAGCAATGCGGGTGgttgatgcctcggtggatgtgccAAATatcataaagctactatacatgtaataccagctaatacacacatgctATCATgagaacatttttgcattaattttgctgcacaTGTAGGGAAACTCAATGAGTGGGAAatgaaccaagcattattttgcaaatccacgaattacaatccaagaaaacacacacacacactaccttgcttgcgcatgcgcactgaggcatatAACAACACTTTTCAtgtactataaaattatattgactTTTATTCATAGAGACCTAACCTAGTCCTTGGGACATTATTATAAGAGCTAAGCTTTTTCTCAATAGGTCCACTATTCACGTTTGTATTTAAATAAGctcatcacaataattattgccatacACAAACATAATACTTGTTTGTCGAACCTTGACGTTGCTCTCATAGACAGCATGAAGATAGACAAGGAGCAGATCAGGTAAGAATTGCAGTATAAAGCGAAACAAATCGCTACTCTTTTCTCTAAGTTGAATGCAATTGAAGAGCCATTCAAACAGTGTGATCTGGTACGGACACGAGGCAATCGTAATAAAGAAGATTAAAAAAACAATACAGATCAAATCATGCTCACATTCTCCAATTTAACTTGAGAACGGAGACAGTTCCTCAGAGAATTTACTGCTGACACATCTTGTAAGAGGCCTTTAACAGCTGCTTCAAAATTTTCTTGCTTGAGTTTCTgcacaattattatatcattacAATTAACGTAGCTAAATTATAGGCAACACAAGATGTAACTATATTATAGTTATGTACAGCTTGGGGGAGTACTAAAAATGTATATGTAACTTATAGGTTAATGAGTTAAAGTATATAAGCTTTAATATAGAGTccgaatacatgtacttctagaAACAATCTGTATTTATTTGTATTATTGCTAACCCATTACGTGTGCAATATAGTACATAATCATTACTTGTAGCTCATACTGAGAACTGAGATTACTTATCGAACAAAAGACTAAGATGTTTCGGGGGGGGAGCAGTTACTTGTTATAAAAGACCATGCAGAGACAATTAACCATGTtttgtgacataattatttctaacaACCTCGAAAAGACAAGATGTTAAAACATCAAACACCTGTGGTGCAAAAAACTAATGGTGCAGGTATACATACATGGGGTGCAGCACGCATGCACATGACGAGAGAAAAAAGGGGCAAAGTTCAGTCGCTGCTGCTTCTGCTACTGAAGCTtcgcagctctcttctcacttttGTAGCTACCAAACATCttacactctataattattgtgacgcACAATTTTTTTTGCAACCAGTACTTGGGTGTGGCTATTAATTGCAAAGCTCAGTTAGAATGCTACTGCAAAAGTCAATTTTGCATGCCACTAGCTCAAACTTGACTTGGCGTGTTCCTGGATCAAGCTGGCTTGTCTACTTACTGCATGCCGTTGAATTTTGATTTTTGACTGAGAGAATTACTATACTTACTGGCTCATTCTTTAATGAGCCACGCCTTCAGCACTTGAacgctgcaatctgattgggctgcaaattttCTGCACTGCAGCAGTGACACAAACTCTGACATGGCAGTGGTTCCCAATCCTACATGAGCGTCAAGGgttgggccacgcccaactagggaAATTTCCTGGTATACAACATACCATACTTTATCTAGGCTTATTTTGATGAAGTATGTGTATTTTGTATACCACAAAGGCGCTCGAAAGCATGAAGGTACACTTGCGAGACTATGACAAAGGACACCATCTTTTTGGTCGGTAAATCCTAGTAGAaaaattatacgtatatatatatatggttgACATGTTtcgaagtacatgtatgtacgtacgtgtgtgtgtgtacgtgtgcgtgcgcgtgcaTGTGAACTCACTATCAAACACTATCAAGGCTAGCTATAGATGTACCTCAAATTGATTAATGACATCCATTTTACAGCTGCTTCTTTCGATTTTCAAATCTGTTCTaggacctacatgtacgtacgtacgtacacgtaTTTAGTAGACATAAAATTTGATCTCTGAATCCGAAAAAGGGCTTTAATTGGGTAATTGGATAGATGTTGTGATCTCGTGATAGTCACAGGGATATAAACTAATATCTAGTGAGAGTCCTGGCCGGCCTGAGGATCCTATTCCTAAGTATCCCGGGATGTCGAGAGGAAGCTCTTACAGTAAGGATTAACCTATAGTCTGTATCTGGTGATCTAGTAGATGTCTAGGCAGACGTGTAGATTTAGGTCTACACTGGAGAGAATTAGACTATTGATTCTCTCCAGTGTATttgtacgtatataattatactccacATAGATCACAGTTTAGAAGTATCGTTTTTCACCCCAGTCTTGTCATGTGAGCCTACTGAGTCTAACAGTCTAGGCTATGTTTGCCGCACAATCTCAGACTGTGGGGCTGTATGTGTGTACGAATAAAGGACACAATGTGTTCGTTTATAATACTCACGGTAGATTCGATACCtttgatttaaggcgaccctccaaatatgcaacACTCTCGATCTCTGATCTCTAAAAGTAGTGACTGCTGTGTTaacaattattgtttttatgtCACATTCTAAAAATAGAGGTCAAAACCACCATagtctcgattccaggccgcttagtacatgtacatgtaatttaagcggcttataatcgaggatagtagagcacctccaattagatgcgaccctctaaatggAAAAACTCACACCAGGaaatcaacataatttttcgtCCTCAACGACCTTTGGCTTTGTAATGGTGTTTAAAAGTGTCACCTTAAATATAAGTACGGTAATTGATTTTACAGCAGATGCACAACAGCAGCAGCTAGATGAATCTATTCAACGCGACCTATTGCTGGGATTCCGACCAAAGTCAGTGCCAGCTGTTTCTCACAACCGGTTCCTCTGGCCAAACAGAGTAAGAGGCTAGCTGGTATTATATTGCCTATAATGTATTATAAAATGTGTCTATTATCTGTGTGTTGAATTACGTACATCatacataaataattattgtttgccTCGCAAAACTGTGTTGTAATTAATACACTGTGAAAGTGTTCAATCTTGCACAcgtactacaataattatgctgcaccATTACTACAATTGTAGAAAGATGTTCGTGTAAAGCTAGAATTAGGAGATGAAAAGAGAATTGTTCTTGTACCGCGACCTCTGACCTTGGAGGGATTGATCCGGCAAACTCAGAACTGTTTTCCAGGCCACAAGTACACAATGTACTTCTTCAACAGTGAGGTGCAGCACTAACACTTCACATTAAATATCACGTAcacttgcatataattatgtacatctaCAATATATATGTGTCCTCTGATTCAGGATCCATGTACAAtacaactgcatgtgcatgttacACTATCCATGCATTTTTCTAGGTTAAAGGTCTGCGACCGTTAACAGCACAGACTGAAGTTGATTTTGCACAAGACATATTTGACTCTCAAACACGTGCTACGAGTATGAGGGTAGTACTCACTCTAGACACACCTTCACCCCCACAAGACCAGACTCCACCCTCTTTTTCTCCGGCAGCCTCCCCTCCCCCACCTCAGTCACCAGACTCACAGTCCTCAAGTCATAGTGACTCCCCTGCACTCACACCGTACCTTCTACCACCCAGAGACTACAGATTTTCCaataggtataataattacaaaattTTTACATTTAGCTGCTCAatattatcacactatttgtCACATGGTGTATTTTTGTATTTGTATTGCTAAAAGTGCACATATATACTTCTAAAAACTCCCATTCTTCTACAGTGCAATTTTGGTCAGAATTTTATGCGTCAGATATATGTATTAATGTATTAAAGATGTATTAAAGAACTAcatctactacatgtacatatacagtgtatataattaaaaACCTTTTGTGTATATACTATTTTAGGCTCACCTCCGTAGCTCTGGTGTATACATAATCTTTAATTTACAGATAGAtatacatgataattattatagtcaagagatagctagtgtacatgtacaatgtaggtgTTCCCGTGTCAAGTACAATGTACTATgcttgcatataattatgtaactacACGTACTGTTACGTGGTCCAATTGAATAGGAAATGGATTTAGTATgctgtaccgtattactagaatattttactggtgaaaaacctttgcgaatgaggcCAAAGcaagcagaaaatttgaccctttgcaatctaactattgtgttctggcaagggtCGTGTGTCATTTACTAGTAAtcatttaggttttgcggattttattgttgcgattTGATGCAGGTCATCGTCTGATCCGTATTCTGGCAGTGAGTTGGTTCAAGAGGGGGTTAGAGCAAGTCCTGACCCGTTCCAAACATTCCCCAGAGCCTCAGGGGATATCGGAGGAGATCCTCTACGAAGTACTTCACCGCCTCCTTGGTTCATTGCCGAGCCTCACACACCACGAGTAAAGCAGGATTTTTTGGTGAGTTTGCTGGCTATTTTCAATTATTGTGGACACATGGactgatacatgtacgtaattaTTTAATCCATATATCATTATGCCTCTTTTCCTTTGACCGCACGGCCTGTTTTCTCGAAAGTTTTTGTTGAGGAGCAGTAACATTTAATAGCTGCAGCTTTTGTTTTGTGAGGATTCCTTGTTTGGCAATTTCAAGGATCACTTTTGTCCTACAGCAAACATGTTGTTGACAAGCGACACTGTTAATTCTTAGACAATGTTTGcatatacaatgtacgtgtatatgtgCATACAGACAATCGTTTAcatattgtacataattatcttacctacatgtactaatactatataattatagtgcataattatgatattataAATTACTTATACCACGAACTGttattgtgtatgtatgaTACATTTACATAGTGCTactaactgtacatgtatgtgttagTATTTTTCGTGACTGTTGCATGCACTTACGTCTTCTAGGATGGTGGCGCTTTTATACCTGAGACTGAAGATGGTGGTCCACCGACAGTCACTGAGCCGTTCCATCAGAGCCACTCCTCCCCTGAGCCTTCATTACGCTCTATGCCCTCCACACCCTCCGAGTATACATATGACTCTAGATCACCACCAGATTCCATCAGGTGAGCATAAtcatgctacatgtatctcgtcacatgtacatgtgattaTTCTTCATGACTGAagtatctataataattatgtatgaggTCCTCCCTTTCTTTACACTGTCTTATTGTTTGCAGTTTGAGCAGTGAGCTTGTGCACAGGAATGAGCCTCATGTTCTAGACTATGAAGATgatggtatgtacatgtaacatacatgcatgtgagtaTCGTACAGTGTACGTTATGTGTATAAGATGTGGTACGATGCATGTGCTTGCTGCTAGTGCCAGtctgtggtacatgtacaatgtaattgcaaaACTACATGCTCTTTGCATTAGATTGCTACAGTCATCTATCCGGTCCGATGGCTAGAACATTTCCACGGCAGAAGAAGAAAAAGTCATTGTCTGACAGAACAACTCCTCTTGATCAAAAATCATGTACGTCCAAGAGTTGACATTGTGCATTTTGTATTGTGTAGACGTTTGATTCTCGGGGAGTAAGTGATTCCGTATAGAGCCAGGCACGTCATTGTACGTATAAAAGATGTAGCTATGACATCGGCGTTTATGCAATGTACAGGCAACTCACCCTCGGGGCTTCGCCCTTGTttgtgtctgtataattatttcatcaAACAGAGGATTCTCATGCTTATATTATGTATTTTATATCACGACGACCTTTTACCAAACCATACCTCGAAGGTATGTGACCgtgtaataaaaataataattataacacggaggggactgtatgacttttaatACACTATATTAatgcttatatatatatatatacatgacttAATTGTAACAGTATATGTACTAGCTGTACATACCACTTTTCAGAGTTGCAACGTGTTCCTTCAGTGTACAGGACCTACCCGCTGAATGACCCTAACCGTCTGAATACCAGTAGATCCAACAGAAAGACCCTTCCCAGTGCTGAGACAGTTCTTAGCAGAGGCAACAGCTCAACAAGACTCAACGACGCTGAACTAGCACTGCAGAACTTGGCCCGGCTGAATGTATCCAGCAAAGGTGAGTTTTGAGCACTATATCTAGTACGTACAGTAGCAGTAATTatcatagcataattataccaagggcgtatcgACTATCGAAGGCGGGAGAGGGCATGTAATGTGAGCTTCTAACCCAACccacatgtgcatgtagtttCGAGCCACACTTCTCTCCTGCACGTGATCTGATAGGCGCAGGGAGAGAGTCTGGCATTTAGAGTCTTGGTTCCGATGTACTGCCACATGGCTCCACATTACTGTAGAGGTTGGTAGTACTGGACTTTTGTTGATCATAGCTGCTAGGTCACAAATTAAGTTTTTGACACTTTTTGGGGCGATGCTATTCTCTGTGTGGTGTGGTCACTATTTTCCTTGCCTCATCCTTGTAGTGACAGCTCCCACTAATTGGTCCAAAGGAAAGCTCCTCGGCTCGGGGGCATTTGGACAGGTCTTCCTCTGCCATGACAATGACACAGGTTTGTATGTGTTAAATGAATCATGTGTACACCAATCTTCTCACAATAGGAATTGAGATCTCTGTAAAAATTACGCTGTTTTCTGTAAATGTAGGTCGAGAATTAGCAGTAAAGATTGTGGATATCAATCACATTGACCATGCTGCCCCGTCCACTGACTCTCTTAACATGCAAaaggtgtgtacatgtatattttatatgcacatgcagcggCACACATTTGGTTTCTTCTTCACCAATGCCTCAGGGCATGTTTAGCTTGCTTAAAagtataatgataattatggtagtaaAGATTTGAAAAAAAATGTGTAGTCAGGAGAGCTCAGGGCGTCACGGACGTAATTCTCGCTCTCAAACAGTAGAGTTGGTGATTGAATTTTCAGGAAGTCTTGCAGTGATCTTAAACATGTAAAAGTGTGCGCCGgtgaatattattatatttttgTGCGAATTTGCATAAACGTCAGTTCACAAAATGGTTGCTGTTTCTCGCAGtcctctgctcactcttgtatagctacatgtaccaaaTAGCTAGCTCTCTTAGACTAGTACGAGGCAAACTAATTAATAAGTTGATTAATGAACAGAGACTGCCAAGcttgtagtaataattataagtaaaactagccataactcaaaAACGAAATTTTATTTTGCACGTCCACAGAAATCAACACATGCCAATTCCTCTATTGCAGGAAGTAAGGTCATTTGAGACAGAACTGCAATTGTTGAAGAACTTGAGACACGAAAGAATAGTCACTTACGATGGTACAGAGAGAGCTGATGGAAAACTTTACATCTTTATGGAGTTTATGCCTGGGGTAAGCTACgtattaattacatgtattaaatatataattattgccgtATTGTTAGGATTAGCGTAACAATGGAGTCAATGCGCTTATAAATTCAGTACTGTTTTTCTTTTGTTCTATGCTGAAAATTGTTTTACATGTCATGTATTTGATCAACACATAAACATGCCTCATACATTGTACTTATTATTTGCTGTTTTTGTATTATATTTAGGGCTCTATTTATCAACATCTGCGGGACACTGGAGCACTCAATGAAATTTTAACCAGAAAATACACTCGGCAGATATTAGAGGGTATTACTTATCTTCATGAAAACAAAATAGTTCATAGAGATATCAAAGGTGCCAACATTTTACGAGATTCTAATGGGAATATCAAGCTGGCAGATTTCGGAGCTTCTAAAAGATTACAGGTACGCTGTTCGTGAACATGAATGTTGCTGCCGTATATTTCTGAAATTACATGAGATTGTCATGATAATTAACattcacatgcatacatgtacgtgcatgtgtgcatgtacaggttAATCAATGCCGTCTAGTCTCTCTGAAACTTTCCTTTCGACAAAACTACAACAATTGACTGAATAGATGTATGTTCATTGTACATCATGCAATCATATGTACGCATACGTATGATCAAAAGAAATTCAATATCGATCATACTTTAAACCACCCTGGGTGAAAATAGTTATCAGAATTGTTCGACGTACAGTACATTCGTCGTACAATTTTCTCACAGGGTGATAAATATAAATAAAgcataaatattattttgcatCGATCTATATCATCCCTCTTGTGTGGAAAATGGGAATGATAGTAAGATCGACATACAAATGTACGTCTCCCAGTTACTGTTTTAATTCTTCGCTTCTCAATTACTGCTTACTGTTGCAAAATTATGGTTTGGTTACTGTACACAAGTGAACCTATACTTACTCAATGGGGTCCCGCTTGTAGAAGTGGCTCCTGTagactgtatgtacatgtatgttctaCATGCACACTCTTTGCTTTTACTTGAAAAGTGTATTGCTTTCAGACTATTCGCAGTGGTCGTGCTGGAATTCAGTCAGTGCAAGGAACTCCCTACTGGATGGCCCCTGAGGTCATTAAAGGGGAGGTTTACTCCTACAGAGCTGACATTTGGTATGCACACTTAACCCTGttgtcagtacatgtacgtgtagtgCTCATAGTCATAATTTTGCTGTATCTTCATCTTATGGTTTACAATGCAGGAGTGTGGGGGCGACAGTAGTTGAGATGCTAAAATGTCACCCTCCCTGGTATGAGTTTGAGCCAACAGCTGCTATGTTCAAGATTGTCACAGAGGAAACCAAACCAGACTTACCACCTCACTGCTCGGAACATGTAACGCACTTCTTACAGCTATGTTTTATAAAGTGAGTCAACATTGGCAGAGAACTCTGTATTGTAtttgttgctacatgtacatcatacgcaatagagggcataagacacacagaactcagtcattGAGAAAAACGTACTGAATTCCGAGTATAAGTTTACGGTATCATTTTACTAAtatccattaacgaccacctccaaagagcaaccacacgttatataacggccaagagttaggtccggattgaaactacaatgacttcaatgtaaagcaacctctcaggagcgaccacctctctactttGTATAACGATAATCGATATAACATAATCCACTTCCAtttgttgtgacgtcattgttttacatATACgttgttatccaaagcccctaGATACCGGGGTgaggttagcgcatgcgcagagcatgcaggcagaaaaagtgcggcctgggatcgagcactaacacccatgcaataggtaccaggcccgCTTTTCTACCTAGCGTTACAGCAGAGAAAAGTTAAGCCGGGAACGAGGATACTAGC encodes the following:
- the LOC135337847 gene encoding hyccin-like, yielding MDVINQFEKLKQENFEAAVKGLLQDVSAVNSLRNCLRSQVKLENITLFEWLFNCIQLREKSSDLFRFILQFLPDLLLVYLHAVYESNVKLKAMSETPLLGLLMEIEKNKPPLIQVPTLAKPSMYHKATVQPPQSGLTEANLLRHNQADYAPTRPTFANKIITVNNRLLFLSTVMNVFADHITTLCHESRVAFCEACVIIGMQGMGTVFLSELNGISANLSLEELYSLRRYSVSDSLITSLLRGLRMCLFQSCHPVAMDALRVLKLRAEYELLTVAIQTSHALSRLAEGVKSMEVPLDISKQSSYYGEGSSKFEKDSAEVHIVLNSHVLHCKLLNSTNPSEQLKITRSTDV
- the LOC135337827 gene encoding mitogen-activated protein kinase kinase kinase 3-like isoform X1 produces the protein MSRGSSYTDAQQQQLDESIQRDLLLGFRPKSVPAVSHNRFLWPNRKDVRVKLELGDEKRIVLVPRPLTLEGLIRQTQNCFPGHKYTMYFFNSEVKGLRPLTAQTEVDFAQDIFDSQTRATSMRVVLTLDTPSPPQDQTPPSFSPAASPPPPQSPDSQSSSHSDSPALTPYLLPPRDYRFSNRSSSDPYSGSELVQEGVRASPDPFQTFPRASGDIGGDPLRSTSPPPWFIAEPHTPRVKQDFLDGGAFIPETEDGGPPTVTEPFHQSHSSPEPSLRSMPSTPSEYTYDSRSPPDSISLSSELVHRNEPHVLDYEDDDCYSHLSGPMARTFPRQKKKKSLSDRTTPLDQKSLYRTYPLNDPNRLNTSRSNRKTLPSAETVLSRGNSSTRLNDAELALQNLARLNVSSKVTAPTNWSKGKLLGSGAFGQVFLCHDNDTGRELAVKIVDINHIDHAAPSTDSLNMQKEVRSFETELQLLKNLRHERIVTYDGTERADGKLYIFMEFMPGGSIYQHLRDTGALNEILTRKYTRQILEGITYLHENKIVHRDIKGANILRDSNGNIKLADFGASKRLQTIRSGRAGIQSVQGTPYWMAPEVIKGEVYSYRADIWSVGATVVEMLKCHPPWYEFEPTAAMFKIVTEETKPDLPPHCSEHVTHFLQLCFIKDKNQRLSARELMECPFVNT
- the LOC135337827 gene encoding mitogen-activated protein kinase kinase kinase 3-like isoform X2; the encoded protein is MSRGSSYNAQQQQLDESIQRDLLLGFRPKSVPAVSHNRFLWPNRKDVRVKLELGDEKRIVLVPRPLTLEGLIRQTQNCFPGHKYTMYFFNSEVKGLRPLTAQTEVDFAQDIFDSQTRATSMRVVLTLDTPSPPQDQTPPSFSPAASPPPPQSPDSQSSSHSDSPALTPYLLPPRDYRFSNRSSSDPYSGSELVQEGVRASPDPFQTFPRASGDIGGDPLRSTSPPPWFIAEPHTPRVKQDFLDGGAFIPETEDGGPPTVTEPFHQSHSSPEPSLRSMPSTPSEYTYDSRSPPDSISLSSELVHRNEPHVLDYEDDDCYSHLSGPMARTFPRQKKKKSLSDRTTPLDQKSLYRTYPLNDPNRLNTSRSNRKTLPSAETVLSRGNSSTRLNDAELALQNLARLNVSSKVTAPTNWSKGKLLGSGAFGQVFLCHDNDTGRELAVKIVDINHIDHAAPSTDSLNMQKEVRSFETELQLLKNLRHERIVTYDGTERADGKLYIFMEFMPGGSIYQHLRDTGALNEILTRKYTRQILEGITYLHENKIVHRDIKGANILRDSNGNIKLADFGASKRLQTIRSGRAGIQSVQGTPYWMAPEVIKGEVYSYRADIWSVGATVVEMLKCHPPWYEFEPTAAMFKIVTEETKPDLPPHCSEHVTHFLQLCFIKDKNQRLSARELMECPFVNT